A stretch of DNA from Actinomycetes bacterium:
TATATAAATTGTAGGGTGTTAAGAAAAGTAAAGGTGGAAACCGCTAATTTTGATACGGAGCCGGAAATCCTTTTAAAAGCCAGCTGGCTGAATTTCAGTATTACCAATATTCCCATAAAGACCATATACCACCAGGACTTTGTCAGCTATGTTAACCCGGTCACCGATACCATTAAGTTTTTTAAACTGGTTTTTAGAAGCTTGAAACAGAAAAAGAAGATACTTTCCACAAGGTAAATAAAAAAAATATGGGGAGAAGCTTCTTAATTTTAATGCCTGTCCCCATATTTTCTGTCTCTCTTCTTTTAATAACCGCTTAAATTATTAATTTATCACTTTCATAATCAAGCTGTTATTTATTGGTGCATACTATTTCCAGAGGTATATTCAGTATACTGGATACACATTTCAGTTTATCTATCTGGCTGCCGGTGGCCAGGGCAAAATGATGGGTGGGTCCAGTCAGGCTCCATCTGTTTACAAACTCTCTTAACCCAATATCAAAACTGGCTCTGCAGTTGGTATCTCCCAGTTTCAAAACCGGCCCTTCCCTGTTTATGCCTTCAGCGGCTACCATTTTGTAACCACCGGTTTCATCCTGGGTTAAAGCCAAAGCAGTTATTTCTCCCAGTTTGGGATAGAACTGGGTTAGATATCCTCCACCGGCCTTGCCATGGAATACCTCAGAATATTTAAGCAGAGGTTTTTGTCCGGATATAGCGGGATCTCCTGAACCACTATGTCCTATTAGGCATATGTTATCATCGAAATCCATTGAATAAAGCTCGGCCAGGGTCCCGGTTCCACTAATATTTTTAAGTATGGACATAGCCAGGGAAACCTTCATGTCCCCTTCCACAGCACAGGCTATATTCTGCTCTATAAGCATGGAATAAGCAGGATTTAATACGGCTATAAGATTAGCCACTTCCTCGGATAGGCTGGTGGCATAATGGCTGGCAATAGCTGAAAGTTTCTTCTCTTTTACCAGATTTTCCAGACCGCACACACTGGAAGCAAGGTACTCCAGCTCTTTTTCAGGTACAGTTCCGGAAACTTCAAAAGTTGACAAAATCTTCTCAGACTGTTTCTTGATGCTTCCTTTATCTATATCCTTATAGGATTGGACTACATCTTCCCATTCCAGCATTTCGGTAAAAATACCAAGTTCTGAAAAGAGCTTGGTTTCATCTACATATAAGTCCATCATGCCCGGGTATGGCCTGCCGATAAGACCGAGGCTAGTAGTTCTAAACCTTCTACCCACTATGGAAGCTTTGCACCATTTATCGATTTCTGTGTCTACTTCCTCATCGCCTTCCAGATAACCGGTAATCACGTCACACCTTTTACCCAGCCGTCGCAATACTGCCACCATTTCAGGAACACACCCGCATGAAAATCCATCGCCAAGCCACTGATCTATCTTATTGGTTTTATCCATATCCAGGGCAGTAAGGTGCTGGATATTAAGAAGAACTACCGGTACATCAAGATCCTTAACTGCCGGTGACAGATTCGATGATGTAGAGTAAGTGGTACACTGGCAGAACACAATATCCACATCATTTTCTTTAAAAAGTTTACCGGCCCTGGCAGAAGCCTCCATGGAATCCACCATGCCTGCCGATACAATATCATAATCCTTGCCGAATTTTTTCAAAACCTGTTCATGCTGATTGGTCAAATTTTCCTTTAAGCCTGAAAACTGGGGAAAATAAGCACCTAACGCAATGGCCATAACACCAACTTTGGGTTTTGATTCATTCACATCAATCACTTCCTTTTTTCTATAAGGTTTATAAATTTAACAATTAATTCTTTCTAAGGCTCAGTCATCCAGTACAGCAGCTGCCCTTATGGGTGACCCTCCACAACCCTTTAGCTTTAAGGGCAGAGCAAAAAAGGTAAACTCTTCATTTCCCAGATGCTCCATATTGGCCAGCCCTTCTACCACCAAAATATTATTTTTTAAAAAAGTCTGATGTACCAATTTCCATTCATTACCATTGGGAGTGGGCATATCCATCCCCAGTAAGGGAATCTTTTTTTCAACTACCCAGTTGGTTAATTCAACCGACACAAAAGGAAAATCTGAAAAGAATTCTTTTTCAGGAAAAACTTTATCCCAGCCAGTATGCAGCAAAACGCTTAAACCCTTGTCTATGGATGATTCATATTGTTTCAAATCTTCAATGGTTATAGCTTCTTTGGGCTTTTTATGGGTCAGGTCTACTTTAATAGCCCGTACTACAAATCTGTCCAGATCCACCTTATCAATAGTTTGTCCTTCATAGAAAAAATGATAGGGAGCATCAATATGGGTACCCT
This window harbors:
- a CDS encoding cyclase family protein gives rise to the protein MYDKIIDLTAEMYDGAPTMPMDPKLAITRHCNLDNLGYNLERVTTSTHQGTHIDAPYHFFYEGQTIDKVDLDRFVVRAIKVDLTHKKPKEAITIEDLKQYESSIDKGLSVLLHTGWDKVFPEKEFFSDFPFVSVELTNWVVEKKIPLLGMDMPTPNGNEWKLVHQTFLKNNILVVEGLANMEHLGNEEFTFFALPLKLKGCGGSPIRAAAVLDD
- a CDS encoding arabinose isomerase; the protein is MAIALGAYFPQFSGLKENLTNQHEQVLKKFGKDYDIVSAGMVDSMEASARAGKLFKENDVDIVFCQCTTYSTSSNLSPAVKDLDVPVVLLNIQHLTALDMDKTNKIDQWLGDGFSCGCVPEMVAVLRRLGKRCDVITGYLEGDEEVDTEIDKWCKASIVGRRFRTTSLGLIGRPYPGMMDLYVDETKLFSELGIFTEMLEWEDVVQSYKDIDKGSIKKQSEKILSTFEVSGTVPEKELEYLASSVCGLENLVKEKKLSAIASHYATSLSEEVANLIAVLNPAYSMLIEQNIACAVEGDMKVSLAMSILKNISGTGTLAELYSMDFDDNICLIGHSGSGDPAISGQKPLLKYSEVFHGKAGGGYLTQFYPKLGEITALALTQDETGGYKMVAAEGINREGPVLKLGDTNCRASFDIGLREFVNRWSLTGPTHHFALATGSQIDKLKCVSSILNIPLEIVCTNK